In the Microcebus murinus isolate Inina chromosome 14, M.murinus_Inina_mat1.0, whole genome shotgun sequence genome, one interval contains:
- the SCART1 gene encoding LOW QUALITY PROTEIN: scavenger receptor cysteine-rich domain-containing protein SCART1 (The sequence of the model RefSeq protein was modified relative to this genomic sequence to represent the inferred CDS: deleted 1 base in 1 codon): METPKKPYGVAPVLSGRGGFRLWLPRREPAQGLCAAWEVGVEGPLERNRPPEFLTKTNLLQPGRESRATTGDRGRRRQQVGRAPGRCSRWPPAHLGLAGRHLLNVEPARRPSSAPCRSAREAQPRAHGRASRSFRDSDTCERWTTGSLEGSRVSAPAGDVGRDSGYLRTVDHRQPRGKSSVCARGRRGARQRLPAAAHADGPTQETPGKGCQRGSEQIPLLRVQSENAEPRGHGAHAGDAVSVDTHKAGVRTGRSAPACTKLPLGSVSGPPAPASPVRVVAEEPAAPERWSDARIQPVVGKRGQSPLGEAGPRQWQRPHLETPKTQIGHFPQGPRQLSPDTCWLYVGATGTDPEGAQEVPGPPEALLQVLQEVDSPASRWDRIFCSWGASKVRLSPGEKKVSHRVGGHLLFGAELLVPAPRRQPGEPLQMQPGLALSPLGLWPLLLACWTLPPGLAGEESLSLLGGGNHCEGLLQVQHLGRQGPVCGDRWSKVEASVTCRQLNCGSALATSQYVLRPHEMGLTWLHGAQCQGEEASLWECSLGAWEPLTSCECQCVAVITCSDGTFQQIGLGKGGSPCAGIPEVVNPAGNVLRCDLHQEEANVFCRQLGCGSALQWSRAHGRGGPGDQGRKFVTCQGTESSIFNCKINLNFLEQCDLPTYTHVVCSGHTEAQLAGGEHPCAGRLEVRRGLTWGTVCDADLDLATAHVVCRELRCGAAVSMPGGARFGRGSGPVWTEAFRCAGNESLLFHCPREPGRRCAQGRDAGLVCSGHKFRLVNGSSGCDGRVELQVEDTWAPICASHWDLPDATVLCQQLDCGNAVATPRGGHFGDGNATIWPAAFHCAGTEPHLFSCPASTLGAPACAPGNSASAVCSGLPHALRLRDGQSRCDGRVEVSLDGAWGRVLDRAWDLRGAGVVCRQLGCGGAERAYDAPAPGRGALPVGLSRARCLGNETRLSQCNVSTSLREPAGTSRDAGVVCSGECGAPCPASRARVGWGALIGSLRREPPLAPAAGPGRCAGRVEVLHGGAWGTVCDDAWDLRDAHVVCRQLGCGRALSALGAAHFGAGTGRIWLDELGCGGHESALWQCPSRGWGQHDCGHKEDAGVFCSEFTDLRLQNHSGPCAGRLEIFYNGTWGGVCQNLNAAALGVLCGQLGCGTHGQLLAGAGSWPAPDALWVASIECRDRNDWSLWQCPSAPWDPLSCPSTEEAWVLCAEHTGEVPQDLGEALNCSDTLTCPDEGALRVRGGADGCSGRVELWHGGSWGTVCDDSWDLADAEVVCRQLGCGRAVDALEGAAFGPGSGPVWLDEVGCRGSEAFLRDCPAQRWGRGDCAHKEDAGVRCSVPGPSLCLGQCHAVALASAASSPPVSSG; the protein is encoded by the exons GAATCGAGGGCTACCACGGGAGACCGCGGCCGGCGGCGCCAGCAGGTGGGGAGAGCGCCGGGCCGCTGCTCCCGCTGGCCGCCCGCACACCTGGGACTGGCGGGGCGCCACCTGCTAAACGTGGAGCCCGCCCGCCGGCCCAGCAGCGCCCCCTGCAGGAGCGCACGGGAAGCGCAGCCCCGCGCACACGGGCGTGCCAGCCGCAGCTTCCGCGACAGCGACACCTGCGAACGGTGGACGACCGGCAGCCTAGAGGGAAGTCGTGTGTCTGCGCCCGCGGGCGACGTGGGGCGAGACAGCGGCTACCTGCGAACGGTGGACCACCGGCAGCCTAGAGGGAAGTCGAGTGTCTGCGCCCGCGGGCGACGTGGGGCGAGACAGCGGCTACCTGCAGCTGCTCACGCGGACGGCCCCACGCAGGAAACGCCAGGGAAGGGCTGCCAGCGAGGGAGCGAGCAGATTCCACTCCTGAGGGTTCAAAGCGAGAACGCTGAACCTCGCGGTCACGGGGCGCACGCGGGCGATGCT GTGTCCGTGGACACCCACAAGGCTGGCGTCCGCACCGGGAGATCGGCCCCTGCTTGCACCAAGCTGCCCCTGGGGTCTGTGTCCGGCCCCCCGGCTCCCGCCAGCCCAGTGAGGGTGGTGGCAGAGGAGCCTGCAGCCCCAGAGCGTTGGTCCGACGCCCGCATCCAGCCTGTCGTCGGGAAGAGAGGACAAAGCCCTCTCGGGGAAGCAGGGCCAAGGCAGTGGCAGCGCCCGCACCTGGAAACACCCAAAACCCAGATTGGCCACTTCCCACAGGGTCCTCGCCAGCTGTCACCAGACACGTGCTGGCTTT ACGTAGGAGCAACTGGCACAGACCCCGAGGGTGCCCAGGAAGTTCCGGGACCACCCGAGGCACTGCTCCAGGTACTGCAGGAGGTCGACAGCCCTGCGTCCAGGTGGGACAG GATTTTCTGCAGCTGGGGTGCATCTAAGGTGCGTCTAAGTCCTGGGGAGAAG AAAGTGTCACATCGAGTCGGAGGCCACCTCCTGTTCGGGGCAGAGCTGCTCGTGCCTGCCCCGAGACGCCAGCCGGGGGAACCACTGCAGATGCAACCAGGCCTGGCATTGTCCCCACTGGGGCTGTGGCCCCTGCTCCTGGCCTGCTGGACCCTCCCTCCTG gcctggctggggaggagtcCCTGAGTCTCCTGGGTGGTGGAAACCACTGCGAGGGCCTCCTGCAGGTGCAGCACCTGGGCCGGCAGGGCCCTGTGTGCGGGGACCGCTGGAGCAAGGTAGAGGCGTCGGTGACCTGCAGACAGCTCAACTGCGGCTCTGCTCTAGCAACCTCCCAGTACGTTCTGAGGCCCCATGAGATGGGGCTGACCTGGCTGCACGGTGCCCAGTGCCAGGGCGAGGAGGCTTCACTCTGGGAGTGCTCCCTGGGTGCCTGGGAGCCACTGACCAGCTGTGAGTGCCAGTGCGTGGCGGTGATAACCTGCTCAG ATGGTACCTTTCAACAAATCGGGCTGGGCAAGGGTGGCAGCCCCTGTGCCGGGATCCCCGAGGTGGTGAACCCGGCTGGCAACGTCCTGAGGTGTGACTTGCACCAGGAAGAGGCCAACGTCTTCTGCAGACAGCTGGGCTGTGGCTCCGCTTTGCAGTGGTCTAGAGCCCACGGCAGAGGGGGCCCTGGGGACCAGGGGCGGAAGTTTGTGACCTGCCAGGGAACAGAGTCCAGCATCTTCAACTGCAAGATCAACCTAAACTTCCTAGAGCAGTGTGACCTCCCTACGTACACCCATGTGGTGTGTTCAG GACACACGGAGGCGCAGCTGGCGGGCGGCGAGCACCCCTGCGCCGGGCGCCTGGAGGTGCGGCGGGGCCTGACGTGGGGCACCGTCTGCGACGCGGACCTGGACCTGGCCACGGCGCACGTGGTGTGCCGGGAGCTGCGGTGCGGGGCGGCCGTGTCCATGCCCGGGGGCGCCCGCTTTGGCCGAGGCTCCGGACCCGTGTGGACGGAGGCCTTCCGCTGTGCGGGCAACGAGTCGCTGCTGTTCCACTGCCCGCGAGAGCCCGGGCGCCGGTGCGCGCAAGGCCGGGACGCGGGGCTCGTGTGCTCCGGGCACA AGTTCCGGCTGGTCAACGGCAGCAGCGGCTGCGACGGCCGCGTGGAGCTCCAGGTGGAGGACACCTGGGCGCCCATCTGCGCCTCCCACTGGGACTTGCCAGATGCCACCGTCCTCTGCCAGCAGCTCGACTGTGGCAATGCTGTCGCCACACCGCGAGGAGGCCATTTTGGGGACGGGAATGCCACCATCTGGCCGGCCGCGTTTCACTGTGCGGGGACGGAGCCGCATTTGTTCAGCTGCCCAGCAAGCACCCTGGGGGCCCCGGCCTGTGCCCCAGGAAACTCGGCCTCCGCGGTGTGCTCAG GTCTCCCCCACGCCCTGAGGCTGAGGGACGGACAGAGCCGCTGCGACGGGCGCGTGGAAGTCTCCCTGGACGGCGCGTGGGGCCGCGTCCTGGACCGCGCCTGGGACCTGCGCGGCGCCGGCGTCGTGTGCCGGCAGCTCGGGTGCGGAGGGGCCGAGCGAGCCTACGACGCGCCTGCCCCCGGCCGCGGGGCCCTCCCGGTGGGGCTGAGCCGCGCGCGCTGTCTGGGCAACGAGACCCGCCTGAGCCAGTGCAACGTGTCCACGTCCCTGCGGGAGCCCGCGGGGACATCGCGGGACGCAGGCGTCGTGTGTTCCGGTGAGTGTGGAGCCCCGTGCCCCGCCTCCCGCGCTCGCGTGGGCTGGGGCGCCCTGATTGGGTCTCTCCGCAGGGAGCCTCCGCTTGCGCCT GCTGCGGGGCCAGGACGCTGTGCCGGGCGCGTGGAGGTGCTCCACGGGGGAGCGTGGGGCACCGTGTGTGACGACGCCTGGGACCTGCGGGACGCACACGTGGTCTGCAGGCAGCTGGGCTGCGGCCGCGCCCTCAGCGCCCTGGGGGCCGCCCACTTCGGGGCCGGGACGGGGCGCATCTGGCTGGACGAGCTGGGCTGTGGGGGCCACGAGTCTGCTCTGTGGCAGTGCCCGTCGCGAGGCTGGGGCCAGCACGACTGCGGGCACAAGGAGGACGCTGGGGTCTTCTGCTCAG AGTTCACGGACCTGAGGCTGCAGAACCACAGCGGGCCATGCGCAGGGCGGCTGGAAATTTTCTACAACGGCACCTGGGGCGGGGTCTGCCAGAACCTCAATGCAGCCGCCCTGGGGGTCCTGTGTGGGCAGCTGGGCTGTGGGACCCACGGCCAGCtgctggctggggcagggagctGGCCTGCCCCCGACGCTCTCTGGGTGGCCTCCATTGAGTGCAGGGACAGGAATGACTGGTCCCTGTGGCAGTGCCCATCGGCTCCGTGGGACCCTCTTTCCTGCCCCAGCACGGAGGAAGCCTGGGTCCTGTGTGCAG AACACACAGGGGAAGTGCCCCAGGACCTTGGAGAGGCCCTGAACTGCTCAGACACCCTCACCTGCCCAG ACGAGGGCGCGCTGCGCGTGCGCGGGGGCGCGGACGGCTGCTCCGGGCGCGTGGAGCTCTGGCACGGCGGCTCCTGGGGCACCGTGTGCGACGACTCCTGGGACCTGGCGGACGCGGAGGTCGTGTGCCGGCAGCTGGGCTGTGGTCGGGCCGTGGACGCCCTGGAGGGGGCCGCCTTTGGCCCCGGCTCAGGGCCCGTGTGGCTGGACGAGGTGGGGTGCCGGGGCAGCGAGGCGTTCCTGCGGGACTGCCCGGCCCAGCGGTGGGGACGCGGAGACTGTGCGCACAAGGAGGATGCGGGCGTGCGCTGCTCCG TACCTGGCCCGAGCCTGTGTCTGGGGCAGTGCCACGCAGTGGCCCTGGCCAGCGCTGCCTCCAGCCCTCCTGTCAGCTCAGGCTGA